The following is a genomic window from Armatimonadota bacterium.
GCCGCCTCCACGTCTTCGGTCCCCGCCCCGCTCAACACGCGCGCAAGCTGCCCGGCGATGTGCCGGCGGTCGTCGGTGAGGCGGGCCAGCTCCCCCTGGGCGACGAACGCTGTGGAGCGGAAGAGCGTCTCGGAGGGGACGCCCAGCCAGGCCAGCATGCGCTGCTGTACCGCACGGGTGTCCGCCGTGCGCTCACCGCCGTCCTGCCTCTGCAAGAGGGCCGTGCCGGCCTCGAAGTCCTTGCGCAGCAGGTAGGCCCGGCCGTCCGCCTCGAACTCGAGCGTGACCTCCCCGGCGCGGGTCTCGCCCCACGGGCGCACGCTCTCGACGAAGCCGGCCGGCGGCGCGGCCGGGTTCACCGCCAGGGCGGCGTAGAGCGCCTCCAGCACCGTGGATTTGCCGGCCTCGTTGGGTCCGCAGATGACGTTGAGGCCCGGGGCGAAGGTCCCGGTCCAGTCGGCGAACTTCTTGAAGCGGCGCAGCCGCACGCGCCGCAGGATCACGGTCCCTTCCCTCCCGTCTCCAGCAGCCACAGCCCCAGCCGGGCGGCCTGCGCCACCCGCCTGGCCTCCTCCGGGGTGCGGGCCTCGCCGAGGCGGCGCTGCGCCAGCGCCAGGAACTTCCCGCGGACGGTCACGTCGCCCGCCTCGGGGGCCTGCAGGCCCACCGTCGCCTCGTCGCTGATCTCCAGCGCAAAGAAGCGGGGCCCCAGGCGCTCGCGCACCGCGGCCACGTCGAGGAAGTGCCCCGGCGGCACCTCACCGGTCAGCCGCACGTGCAGGACTAGGTCGCCGTCCGCGTGGGTCTCGAGGGCGGCCGCCAGCGCGTCGATGGTGGCGAGCGACGCTGCCGCCACCGTGACGACCTCCGCGCGGCGCCGGCCGAGCCGCAGCGCGGAGACCTGCGGCGGCCCGTCGCCCAGCGTGACCAGGAGGCCGCCTTCGCCCTGCCCGTCCCGGTCCACCAGTTCGGGCGTCCCAGCGTACCAGGCGGGCACGCTCGCGGGGATCGTGTGGACCCGGTGGAGGCCCCCCAGGGCCAGGTAGGCCAGCCCGGCGTCCCGCGCCTGGGCCAGCGCCTCGGCGGCCTCCTTCACCCCGACATGCCCCACGCCCACGGTTGCGACGCCCGTCGCTGGCGCAGGCACGCGCCACGGCCCGCTCTCCCCGCGGCGTCGCGAGCGGCCGCTGATCGCGAGTGGAGCGTCGGGCACCTCGACGACGGCAGGCGTGGGCGGCAGGACGGTGACGCCCGGAACCCCCGCGAGCGCCCCGCCGGCGTAGGTGCCGTCCGCCTCCAGCGCGTCGGCCTCGCCGGCGGCGATGACGACGGGGATCCCCGCGGCCGTCACGCGGCCGAGCTGACCGGCGACGAACTCGGCCAGCTCGCGGGGCGGCCGCGGCGTGGCGAAGAGATCCCCGGCCACCACGACGGCGCGCACGTGCTCCGCCAACCCCTTCTGCAGCGCCCTGGCAAACGTCTCGCGCACCTGGCGGCGCTGGGCCGCCCCGCGCTCCCCCAGCCAGGGCAGAGGCGCCCCCAGGTGGACGTCGGCCAGGTGGAGGAGGCGCACCTTACCGGCTCTGGCCATGGGTCACGATGGCCTCTCGCACGCCGTGGCCGGCGACGGCGGCCACCTCGAAGCGCACCCCCTCGTACACCACCACGTCCCCCACCCGGGCCGGCCGCTCCAGCAGGGCCAGGATGAGACCGCTCGTCGTGTCGACCTCCTCGTGCTCCAGTTCGACGCCCAGGTGCTCCCCCACTTCGTCCAGCCGCACGGTGCCGGCCACGTGGAGACGGCCGGCGGCGTCGCGCCAGATCTCCGGGCGCTCCCCGGCATCCGGCTCGATCTCGCCGACGATCTCCTCGAAGAGGTCCTCGATGGTGACGATGCCGCGCGTCCCACCCTGCTCGTCCAGCACCACCACGAGCTGGCTGCGGGACTGGTGCATCACCTCGAGGACCCGGTCGAGCGGCGTGGTCTTCGGCAGGTAGGCCACCGGGCGGGGCCGGTCGACCGCCAGCGGCCGTCCCTCCACCAGGCGGGCGAGGAGGTCCTTGACGTGCACGGCGCCGACGATGTGGTCGAGGTCCTCACGGTAGACCGGGTACCGGGTGTGCGGGTCGGTCACCAGGATTTCCTCGATTTCCTCCGGCGTGGCGTCCTCGGGGATCCCGGTCACCTCCACCCGGGGGACCATCGCCTCCCCAGCGGTCAGCTCCCCGAACTCGAAGAGCTCCCGCAGCACCCGCCCGGCCTCGGGGCGCAGCAGGCCGGTGGCCTGGCTCTCCTCGACGATGAGCTGCAGCTCCTCGGGGGTGTAGTAGTACTCGGCGGCGCTGGGGCGCCGGGTGAACCCGACCAGCCGGAGCAGCCCGTTGCCGAGGGCGTTGAAGCCGACCACGAAGGGGTAGAGCAGGGTGCGGATCCACAGGACCGGCGGGGTGACGGTGAGCACGGTGGGCTCGGCGTACTGGAGCGCCAGCGACTTGGGCACCATCTCCCCCACGACGATGTGCAGGTAGGTGAGGACGGTGACCGCCAGCACGCTGCCGGCGGCGTGGGCGGCGATCCAGCGCGCCGCGCCCCACCCCTCCAGGTGCGTGGCGATCCACCCGGCCACCACGTGCTCACCGTACATGCCGAGCCCCAGGCTGGCGGCGGTGATGCCGAGCTGTGCCGTGGCGATGTACTGGTCCTGCCAGCGCGGGTCGCTCAGGATGCGCTGCACCAGGCGGGCGATCCGCTCCCCCGCCGTCGCCCGGCGGCTGATGGCCGGGCGCGGCACGCCCACGATGGCGAACTCCGCCGCGACGAAGAGGCCGTTCAGCAGGACGAGGGTGAGGATGACCAGCAGCGGGATCACCGGCGTCCTCCCGCGACCTGCACCGGGCGCACGGCCACCGCCGCGACGGCGTGGTGCTCGACGGCCATCACCTCGACCTCCACGCCGTCGATGGTGACCCGCTCCCCCACCTCGGGGAGGTGGCCGAGCGCCTCCACCACCCGTCCCCCCACCGTGTCGGCCTCGCCGTCGCCGAGCGGGCCGATCCACGGCTCCGCCTCGTGCAGGCGCATGCGGCCGGGCAGCAGCAGCCGCCCGTCGGGGAGGCGCTGGGGCGCCGCCGCCTCGGCCTTGAACTCGTCGGGGACCGGCCCCAGCAGCTCCCGCAGGACGTCCTCCAGCGTCACGAGCCCGGCCACGCCCCCCAGCTCGTCGATGACGATGGCCATCTGCGAGCGGGACTCCCGCAGCAGCCCCAGCAGCCGGTCGGCCCGCACCATCTCCGGGACGCGCGGCACCGGGCGCATCGCCTGCCGCACCAGGTCCGGCGGGACGACGCGCTTCCCGCCGGCGGCGCGCATCGCCCGCACCCACCCCACCGTGAGGTCGCGGGCGTGGACGATGCCCACGATGTCGTCGATGGTGCCCCGGTAGACCGGCAGGCGGGTGAAGGGCGAGGCGGCGACGGTGCGCAGCACCTCCTCCACGGGGTCGTCTATGTCCACGGCGACCATCTGCGTCCGCGGGACCATGAGCTGGCGCACCTTCCGCGTGGTGAGCTGCAGGGCGCGTTGCAGGCGGCGGTGCTCGTCGGGCTCGAGCAGACCGCCGTCGCGGCTCTCCGCCAGCAGCAGGGCGATCTCCTCGGGGGAGTGGACGTGCCGGTGCCGCGCCTGGGGGATGCGCAGCAGGCGGAGGAGCCAGAGCCCGCTGCCGTTGAGCAGGGCAATGAACCAGGAGAAGAGACCCAGGGACCACTGCATGGGGAGGGCCGTGGCCAGGGCCACGGCCGTGGGATTCTGCAACGCCACGGTCTTGGGCATCAGTTCGCCCAGCACGATCTGGAGGGCGGTGAGGCCTCCCAGGACGGCCACCGAGGCCACGGAGAGGGCCAGCGCCTCGCCCCACCCGCCATAGGTCGCCAGCAGCGATGCCAGCGCCGGCGTCAGCGTGGCCTGGCCGTAGGCGCCCAGGGCCAGGCTGCTGAGGGTGATGCCGACCTGGCAGGCAGCGATGTAGCGGTCCAGCCGGCGCGGGTCCTCCAGGTGCGGCAGGAGGCGGCGGGCCAGCGTGTGCCCCTCTTCGGCCAGCTGGCGAACGCGGCTGCGGCGCACGCCCACCGCGCCGAACTCGGCCAGGACGTAGAGGGCGTTGACCGCGATGAGGAAGAGGACAACGAACCCGACAGTGAGGCTCACGATCCGCCTCCCCTCGGATCGTGCGGGACGGGCTCCCCTCCGGGGTCGGCCATGGGCACTCCCATCATACCATCCAGGGGTTCTATTGCCTTTGAGGGCGGTATTTCAGGCCTTCAGGCGGCTTTCTTGTGGTCACGGACCGTGGGCAGCCAGGGCGGCACGGTGCTGCCTGACCAGGTGGACGACCCAACCGACCACTCCGGCGACGGCGAGGAGGACAAGGGTGGCGCGGGGAAGCCACCCCCACTGGGCCCAGCGCGACGCCAGGTAGGCGAAGAGGGCCAATCCGGCCACGGTGTAGAGGAGCGAGCCGATGAGCGTCCACAGGAGGAAGGTCGGGAAGGGCATCAGGCCTACCCCGGCCAGGCAGGACCCCCAGGGGCGCAGCTGACCCAGGAAGCGGACGACCAGGATGGCCACGGCGCCGTGGCGGACGAAGAGGTCGCGGAGCGGCCGCTGGACGGCCGCCGCCCCCGGCCGTCCGGAGAAGGCGCGCCTGAGCAGCCAGCCACCCTGCCGGCCGACGAGGTAGGCCGCCACCGAGCCGAGCAGTTGCCCTCCCAGCACGGCCAGGAACGCGACGGGATGGGGGAGGCGGATGGCCACCAGGAAAGCCGCCTCGGTGGGGAAGGGGACGAAAGCACTCTCCAGGGCGAACGCCGCGAGCACACCCCACGCCCCGTAGCCCTCGACGACGGTCATGACGGCCTCGGCCAGGGAACGCACGCGCGGTCAGGCCAGCCGGTAGACCCGGCGGGCGTTGCCGGCCAGGATCAGGGCGCGCTGCTCGGGGGTGAGCTCCAGCCGCTCCAGGATGGCCGTCTGCTCCGCCAGGATGTGACGCCGGTACTCCAGCGGGTTGGTGGAGTCGGTGCCGAAGAGGATGCGCTCGGGCCCGTAGGCCCGCAGGGCGTCGCGGAAGACCTCCTCCAGCGAGGGGGCGCCGGGGGTGAAGAGGCGCCAGTTGTTGGTCCCGGAGGTGTCCACGCAGACGTTGTCGGTGTGGTAGGCGAGGAAGAGCGTCTCGCGCAGGAAGCCGGCGCCGAAATGGGCGATGATGAAGGTGACCTCGGGGAACTCCTTGACCGGCGCCGACAGCGGCAAGGGGCTGGCGTAGCTCAGGTCGTAGAAGGCCCCCACCGTGATGCCGAAGTGGAAGAGAACGGGCAGCCCCTGCTCGGCGCACGCCTCGTAGAGCGGGTAGAGGATGCGGTCGTTCGGCAGGAAGCGCTGGATGGGTGGGTAGAGCTTCAGGGCGCGCAGTCCCCGGGCGCGGAAGGTGCGCACCAGGCGCGGGGCGTCGGGGTGGAGGGGGTCCACCAGCGAGCCGATGACGTGCAGCCGGTCGGGCTGCACCGCCGTGAAGGCGGCCAGCTCCTCGTTGGCCTCGCCCACGGCGATGAACAGCCCGGCCGCCACCCCGGCCTCGTCGAAGGCGCGCAGCCAGCGGCGGGCGTGCTCCTCCACCGTGATGCCGCGCAGCGCCTCCAGGCGCTCCTCCAGGGTCCGCCCGCGCACGCGCGCCCGCTGGACCGCAGCCTCCCGCAGGGTCCCGTACCGCCTCACCGTGCGGCGCACCATCTCCTCGGTGACCAGGTGGAGGTGGGCGTCGATGACGGTGGAGCGGGCGGGGGCGTCGGCCGGCCCGGGCGCTGTGGCGGCCGTCACGGGGCGGTCACTGGTGGAGGATCTTGGAGAGGAAGAGTTTCGTGCGCTCGTGCTGGGGGTTGGTGAAGAAGTGCTCGGGCGTCCCCTCCTCCACGATCACCCCTTCGTCCATGAAGACGATCCGATTGGCCACCTCGCGGGCGAAGCCCATCTCGTGGGTGACGACCAGCATGGTCATCCCGGTCTCCCGGGCCAGCCCCTTCATGACGTCGAGGACCTCCTGGATCATCTCCGGGTCGAGCGCGGAGGTGGGCTCGTCGAAGAGCATGATCTTCGGCTGCATGGCCAGCGCCCGGGCGATGGCCACCCGCTGCTGCTGCCCGCCGGAGAGCTGGGCCGGGTAGCTGTGCGCCTTCTCGGGGATGCCCACCCGCTCCAGCAGCTCCATGGCCACGCGCTCCGCCCGGGCGCGGGGCCACCTGCGCACCCGGATGGGGGCGAGGGTGATGTTCTGCAGGGCGGTGAGGTGGGGGAAGAGGTTGAAGGACTGGAAGACCATCCCCACCTCGGAGCGCACCGCGTCGATGTTGCGCAGGTCGTCGGTCAGCTCGATGCCGTCGACGATGATGCGGCCGCGGTGGTGCGCCTCCAGGCGGTTGATGCAGCGGATCAGGGTGGACTTGCCCGAGCCGGAGGGGCCGGCGATGACCACCACCTCGCCGGGCCACACCTGCAGGGAGATGCCCCGCAGGACGTGCAGCCGCCCGAACCACTTGTGCACGTCCTCGAGGATGATGATGGGCTGCCGCTCCCGCTCCTCCTGCGGGGCCGGCGGTGTCGGGCGCTCCAGGGTCTGGACCGTCTCGCCGACCATGGTCGTCGACTCCATTCTACGCCATGCGCCTCCCGGGAAGGTCCCGCATCGTCTGCTATCGCTCCCCCAGCCCGAGGCGCCGCTCCAGGGCACGGCTCCCGGCCGACATCAGGTAGGAGAAGACGAAGTAGACCACCAGCAGGAAGACGTACACCTCGCGCACGTCGTGCAGGTAGGCGGTCACCCCGAGCAGCGCCCGGCCGATCCCCACCAGCTCGGTCAGGCCGATGATCACCGTGAGCGAGGTGTCCTTGAAGAGGCTGATGAAGTGCCCCACCAGCGCCGGGATCATGTTCTTGAAGGCCTGGGGCAGCACCACGTAGGCCATCGCCTGCCAGCCGGAGAGGCCCAGCGCCCGCGCCGCCTCCCGCTGCCCCCGCGGCACGGAGAGGATGCCGCCCCGCATGATCTCCCCGACGTAGGCCGCCGAGAAGACCGTCATGGCGATCATGGCCCGGTGCACCTTCGTCAGCACGTCCCCCGAGACCAGGGTGGCGAAGACGAAGAACCACAGCAGGACGGTGATCAGCGGGACGCCCCGGATCACCTCGATGTACACGGTGCAGACGACCCGCACCGCCGGCAGGGCGGAGACCCGGCCCATCCCCAGGAGCACGCCCAGCGGGAAGGAGGCGCCGATGGCCACGACCGCCAGCAGCAGGGTCAGGTAGAGGCCGCCCACCTGTTCGATGCGGATCGGCGCGGCCAGCCACAGCACCGCCCCCACCGTCGCCCCCCACAGCCCCGCCAGCCCCCGCGGCGCCACCCGCGCCCGTACGCCGGCCGCGGTGAGCAGCGCCGCCGCCGCCACCAGCCCGCCCGCCCACCAGGCCCGCCAGAGGTGCTCGTGCGGCACCAGCCCCACCGTCCAGATGCGCAGGTTGTCGGTGACGACGCCCCACCGGGCGTGGACCGCCCAGCGCCAGATGGCCCGGCCCAGGAAGAGGACGGCGGCGGCGGTGAGGACGGTGAGCAGGGCGTTGAACCAGCCGTCGAAGAGGTGGCGCCGGATCCAGCCCAGCGGCCCCAGCCGCTCCTCGGGCGGGGGGAGCTCCTGCGGCGGGAAGACCTCGGCGCGCGTGACCATGGTCAGGCCGGCAGGGCCAGCACCCGGCGGATCAGGTTGAGGACGGCGGAGATGGCCAGCGACATGGCCAGGTAGGCCAGCGTCACCACGGTGAAGGTCTCCAGCGAGCGGAAGGACTGGCTGCTGATGGTGCTGGCCACGGTGAGCAGCTCGGCGAACCCCACGCCGATGGCCAGGCTGCTGTTCTTCGTCAGGTTCAGGAACTGGTTGCCCAGCGGCGGGATGACGATGCGCAGGGCCTGCGGCAGGACGACGAAGCGCAGCGCCTGCGTGTAGGCCAGCCCCAGGCTGCGCGCCGCCTCCATCTGGCCGCGCGGGATGGCCAGGATCCCGCCGCGGACGATCTCGGCGATGAAGGCGGAGGTGTAGACGGCCAGCCCGACGACCAGCGCCGCGAACTCGCTGCTCATCTGGAAGCCGCCGTCGACGACGAAGCGCCCGAAGCGCTCCGCCACGGTGCCCCCCACGGCCAGCCCGCTGTTCGTCAGCACCACGGCGCCGCCCAGCAGCCGGAGCGGCGGGTGCTGCAGGGTGCCGGGCGGCAGCTGCAGGAAGACGGCGAAGTACCAGAAGAAGAGCTGGACGAGCAGCGGGGTGTTGCGCAGGAACTCCACGTAGGCCAGCGCCAGCCGGTTCACCAGCCAGTTGCGGGAGAGGCGGGCCACCCCCACCACCAGCCCCAGGGCCGTGGCCAGGGCGATGCCCAGCAGGGCCACCTTCACGGTGTTGAAGGCCCCGGCGATCATCGCCTCCGCGTAGGAAGCGTCGGGGCCGAACCGGGTGAGGCTCCACGTCTCCAGGTCGATGGTGGGGCCCAGCGCGCTCAGGTGGAAGCCGGCGGGCCGGTCCCAGAAGCCCCAGTCCAGGTGGATGCCGCGGCGGGCCACGCCGCGGGCCACGGCCGTCCACCCGGCCCAGCCCAGCCCGGCGACGGCGAGGAGGAAGAGGACCTGCAGCAGCACGGCCCGGGCGCGCGCGTTCGTCAGGAGCGCCGCGGCCCGGGCCGCCAGCGGCCGGGCGGTCCGGGAGGGCCTCGCCTGACGACGCTCCGGACCGCCCCAGGGCGTCATGCGCAGGGTCCGCCTAGCTGCGGAAGGGGCGGCTCGTCAGGGCGCCGCCGTCCCGCGCCAGCATGTTCCGCGTTCCCCGCCGCGGGATCTGGATCTGTGCCGCCGGACCGAAGTAGCGGTTGTAGATCTCGCCGTAGTTCCCCACCAGCCGCACCGCCCGCATCAGGGCGCCGCCGCGCGCCTCGATGAGCGGCTTGGCCACCGGGTTGCGCTCGGCGATCTCCCGCAGGCGCGTCTCCGAGCTCGCCGTGATCTGCGTGATGCGCAGCTCCTCGGCCAGGATGAGGCCGTAGACGGTCCAGTCCACCGTGTCGGCCCAGGCGGAGTCGTTCTGCGCGTACATGGGAGCCAGCGGCTCGTCGCTGAAGACCTCCCCCACGACCATGAAGTCCCGCGGGTTCGGCGCCGTCGCCCGGAAGGCGGCCAGCTGGCTGGCGTCGGTGGTGAAGGCGTCGCAGCGGCCCGCCACCAGCCCGTTGAAGGCCTCGGCGGCCTGGGCGAAGGTGATCAGCTCGAAGCGGAAGCCGCGCAGCCGCAGCTGGTCGGTGATGTTGCGCTCGCTGGTGGTCCCGGTGTGGACGCAGATGCGGGCGCCGTTGAGGTCGTTGAGGCTGCGGATCCGGGAGGTGCTGCGCACCAGCAGGCGCTGCCCGTCGTAGAAGGTCACGGGGCCGAAGTCCACCTGCTCGTCCCGTCCGAAGGTCTGCGTCGTCGTGCGGAAGACGACGTCCACCGAGCCGGAGACCACCGCGGGGATGCGCGAGGCGGCCGTGAGGTTCACGAACTCCACCTCGTTCACCCCGGCGAAGGCAGCCACCGCCCGGCAGAAGTCGGCGTCGAACCCCCGCATCGTGTTCGTGCGGGGGTCGATGAAGGAGAACCCGGGGGTCGTGCCCGACACCCCGCAGATGAGCTTGCCCCGGGCGCGCACCACGTCCAGGCGCGACCGCGGCGCCTGGGCCTGCGCGACGTAGGCGGCCACGCCCACGGCCAGGAGAACCGCTAGCACCAGGGCGACGACCTGACGCATCTTCCACCCCCCCAAGGTTGGGCGGTCCCTGCCGGAACCGCCGGACCCCGGCCGGCTCGCTCCCGGGCCGCCGGAGCACCAGGAGTATTTTCCGATCCCGGGAGCGCTCCTGCCCAGAGGGACCGCCCGGCGCGCTCCTACCAGTAGGCCGGGAACCGTCGGGCCACCTCGCGGGCGCGGCCCCGGAACAGGAAGCCGATGGCCACCCCGGCCACGAAGCCGCCGATGTGCGCCCACCAGGCCACGCCGCCCTGGACGGCCCCGGGCGCGAGCTCGGCGGTGCCCTGGAGGAACTGGATGAGGATCCAGAACCCCAGGACCCAGACCGCGGAGAGCGGCACCAGCCGGATGACGTAGAAGGCGACGACCAGGGTGTCAATGCGCGCGTGCGGGAAGAAGACCAGGTACGCGCCCATCACCCCGGCGATGGCGCCGCTGGCGCCGATGAGGGGGACCTGGGAGGCCGGGTCGACCAGGATCTGGCCGACGGCGGCGGCCACGCCCGAGACCAGGTAGAAGACCAGGAACCCCAGGTGGCCGAAGACGTCCTCGACGTTGTTCCCGAAGATCCACAGGTAGAGCATGTTGCCGCCCAGGTGCAGCCAGCCCCCGTGCATGAACATCGAGGTGAACACCGTGGCGTAGACGGGCTGCGGGCTGGGCGGGGGGAGGTCGACGGCCCGGGTGATCTCGTAGGGGCGCATCCCGAAGGCCAGGACGAAGGCCTCCAGGCGCTGGGGCGGCATCTGCCACATGAAGAGGAAGACGAGGACGTTGACGACGATCAGCAGGTAGACGACGAGCGGCGTCCCCACGCCCGGGTTGTGGTCGCGCAGCGGGATCATGCCTTCTCTTTTATCATCGGCCGCGAGGTCTCCTCTCGCGACCGCGCCGCCTGCCGTGTCCCTGCCGGGATGTGAGGAGGCCGGGACAGAGTCCCGGCCTCCGGCCTGCTCTTGCGGAAATGAGGTTCGACCTAGACCGGCCGTCGCACGACCAGCGCCCGCCAGATGGCGAGGAAGACGATCGCCCCGACGGTGGCGACGATGATCGACCAGATGTTCACGCCGGTCGCTCCCGGCTGTCCGAAGGCGGTGAAGATCCATCCCCCGACGATGGCCCCGACTACCCCGATGAGCAGCGTGGCCAGGAAGCCGCCGGGATCAGGACCGGGAAAGAGCGCCTTGGCCAGCCAGCCGGCCACCAGTCCCACGATGATCCACGCCAGGAAGCTCATCTCTCCACCCTCCCCTCAGTCGCGCACCACGGTGCGCGGGCTCCGCGAGACGGCGACGATCGCCACGATGATGACGAGCACCAGCACCAGGCCGACGATGATGGCCCCGTGGTCTGGTCCATCCCGAAGATGGTGGGGCCTGGAGGGCCGAGCGGTCCGGGCGGTCCGGGAGGTCCCGGCGGCCCGGGCGCACCGGGAGCCCCCGGAGCCCCGGGGGCTCCCGGCGGAGCGGGCTCCGGTGGCGGTGGTTGCGGGCCTGGCGGTGCGGGTGGCGGCGGCTCCTGGGCCAGGACCAGCGGAGCACCAGCCAGGACGACGACGAGGAGGACCAGTGCGGTCCAGAGGATCCGTCTCATGACACCCTCCTTCCGGGTAGGGTCGCGGCCATTTTTCCCCCGCCCGCGTGCGCCCGCCGGGGCGTCTATGGTTCGTTAAGCCGCGCCGTCGAGCCGCGCCGAGCCTTCGCAACGCCCGCGCCCCGTTCACGGGGCCGGACCCGTACCAAGAGGGCCCGGTCTGCCCGAGGGCGAAGACCTCTCCCACCCGACCTGACCACCCGGGACCATGACCCCAGCCATCCCCGCCGCAGCGCGCAAGCTCGCCTGGGACGGCATCGCCCGACGGGCGCAGAGCCTCCGCATGCTCGGGGCCCGCTTCGTGCGGGACATGGGCGTCGACCTGGGCACCGCCAACACGCTCGTCTACGTCAGCGGGGAGGGCATCGTCGTCCGGGAGCCGTCGGTGATCGCCCGCACCGCCGACGGGCGGATCCTGGCCGTGGGGGCAGAGGCGAAGCGCATGATCGGGCGCACCCCCGCGGACATCATCGCCGTGCGCCCGCTGCGTGAGGGCGTCATCGCCCACTTCGAGACGACGACCGCCCTGCTGGCCCACTTCATGCGCCAGGCGGCCCCGGTGCGCCCCTGGCTGGGCCCGCGGGTGGTCATCGGGGTGCCCAGCGGCGCCACCGACGTGGAGCGGCGCGCCCTGGTGGAGGCC
Proteins encoded in this region:
- a CDS encoding amidohydrolase family protein; this translates as MTAATAPGPADAPARSTVIDAHLHLVTEEMVRRTVRRYGTLREAAVQRARVRGRTLEERLEALRGITVEEHARRWLRAFDEAGVAAGLFIAVGEANEELAAFTAVQPDRLHVIGSLVDPLHPDAPRLVRTFRARGLRALKLYPPIQRFLPNDRILYPLYEACAEQGLPVLFHFGITVGAFYDLSYASPLPLSAPVKEFPEVTFIIAHFGAGFLRETLFLAYHTDNVCVDTSGTNNWRLFTPGAPSLEEVFRDALRAYGPERILFGTDSTNPLEYRRHILAEQTAILERLELTPEQRALILAGNARRVYRLA
- a CDS encoding DNA repair exonuclease; the protein is MARAGKVRLLHLADVHLGAPLPWLGERGAAQRRQVRETFARALQKGLAEHVRAVVVAGDLFATPRPPRELAEFVAGQLGRVTAAGIPVVIAAGEADALEADGTYAGGALAGVPGVTVLPPTPAVVEVPDAPLAISGRSRRRGESGPWRVPAPATGVATVGVGHVGVKEAAEALAQARDAGLAYLALGGLHRVHTIPASVPAWYAGTPELVDRDGQGEGGLLVTLGDGPPQVSALRLGRRRAEVVTVAAASLATIDALAAALETHADGDLVLHVRLTGEVPPGHFLDVAAVRERLGPRFFALEISDEATVGLQAPEAGDVTVRGKFLALAQRRLGEARTPEEARRVAQAARLGLWLLETGGKGP
- a CDS encoding ABC transporter permease subunit (The N-terminal region of this protein, as described by TIGR01726, is a three transmembrane segment that identifies a subfamily of ABC transporter permease subunits, which specificities that include histidine, arginine, glutamine, glutamate, L-cystine (sic), the opines (in Agrobacterium) octopine and nopaline, etc.), whose product is MTPWGGPERRQARPSRTARPLAARAAALLTNARARAVLLQVLFLLAVAGLGWAGWTAVARGVARRGIHLDWGFWDRPAGFHLSALGPTIDLETWSLTRFGPDASYAEAMIAGAFNTVKVALLGIALATALGLVVGVARLSRNWLVNRLALAYVEFLRNTPLLVQLFFWYFAVFLQLPPGTLQHPPLRLLGGAVVLTNSGLAVGGTVAERFGRFVVDGGFQMSSEFAALVVGLAVYTSAFIAEIVRGGILAIPRGQMEAARSLGLAYTQALRFVVLPQALRIVIPPLGNQFLNLTKNSSLAIGVGFAELLTVASTISSQSFRSLETFTVVTLAYLAMSLAISAVLNLIRRVLALPA
- a CDS encoding amino acid ABC transporter substrate-binding protein, which produces MRQVVALVLAVLLAVGVAAYVAQAQAPRSRLDVVRARGKLICGVSGTTPGFSFIDPRTNTMRGFDADFCRAVAAFAGVNEVEFVNLTAASRIPAVVSGSVDVVFRTTTQTFGRDEQVDFGPVTFYDGQRLLVRSTSRIRSLNDLNGARICVHTGTTSERNITDQLRLRGFRFELITFAQAAEAFNGLVAGRCDAFTTDASQLAAFRATAPNPRDFMVVGEVFSDEPLAPMYAQNDSAWADTVDWTVYGLILAEELRITQITASSETRLREIAERNPVAKPLIEARGGALMRAVRLVGNYGEIYNRYFGPAAQIQIPRRGTRNMLARDGGALTSRPFRS
- a CDS encoding hemolysin family protein, producing the protein MSLTVGFVVLFLIAVNALYVLAEFGAVGVRRSRVRQLAEEGHTLARRLLPHLEDPRRLDRYIAACQVGITLSSLALGAYGQATLTPALASLLATYGGWGEALALSVASVAVLGGLTALQIVLGELMPKTVALQNPTAVALATALPMQWSLGLFSWFIALLNGSGLWLLRLLRIPQARHRHVHSPEEIALLLAESRDGGLLEPDEHRRLQRALQLTTRKVRQLMVPRTQMVAVDIDDPVEEVLRTVAASPFTRLPVYRGTIDDIVGIVHARDLTVGWVRAMRAAGGKRVVPPDLVRQAMRPVPRVPEMVRADRLLGLLRESRSQMAIVIDELGGVAGLVTLEDVLRELLGPVPDEFKAEAAAPQRLPDGRLLLPGRMRLHEAEPWIGPLGDGEADTVGGRVVEALGHLPEVGERVTIDGVEVEVMAVEHHAVAAVAVRPVQVAGGRR
- a CDS encoding amino acid ABC transporter permease; the protein is MVTRAEVFPPQELPPPEERLGPLGWIRRHLFDGWFNALLTVLTAAAVLFLGRAIWRWAVHARWGVVTDNLRIWTVGLVPHEHLWRAWWAGGLVAAAALLTAAGVRARVAPRGLAGLWGATVGAVLWLAAPIRIEQVGGLYLTLLLAVVAIGASFPLGVLLGMGRVSALPAVRVVCTVYIEVIRGVPLITVLLWFFVFATLVSGDVLTKVHRAMIAMTVFSAAYVGEIMRGGILSVPRGQREAARALGLSGWQAMAYVVLPQAFKNMIPALVGHFISLFKDTSLTVIIGLTELVGIGRALLGVTAYLHDVREVYVFLLVVYFVFSYLMSAGSRALERRLGLGER
- a CDS encoding amino acid ABC transporter ATP-binding protein, which translates into the protein MESTTMVGETVQTLERPTPPAPQEERERQPIIILEDVHKWFGRLHVLRGISLQVWPGEVVVIAGPSGSGKSTLIRCINRLEAHHRGRIIVDGIELTDDLRNIDAVRSEVGMVFQSFNLFPHLTALQNITLAPIRVRRWPRARAERVAMELLERVGIPEKAHSYPAQLSGGQQQRVAIARALAMQPKIMLFDEPTSALDPEMIQEVLDVMKGLARETGMTMLVVTHEMGFAREVANRIVFMDEGVIVEEGTPEHFFTNPQHERTKLFLSKILHQ
- a CDS encoding VTT domain-containing protein is translated as MTVVEGYGAWGVLAAFALESAFVPFPTEAAFLVAIRLPHPVAFLAVLGGQLLGSVAAYLVGRQGGWLLRRAFSGRPGAAAVQRPLRDLFVRHGAVAILVVRFLGQLRPWGSCLAGVGLMPFPTFLLWTLIGSLLYTVAGLALFAYLASRWAQWGWLPRATLVLLAVAGVVGWVVHLVRQHRAALAAHGP
- a CDS encoding hemolysin family protein — protein: MIPLLVILTLVLLNGLFVAAEFAIVGVPRPAISRRATAGERIARLVQRILSDPRWQDQYIATAQLGITAASLGLGMYGEHVVAGWIATHLEGWGAARWIAAHAAGSVLAVTVLTYLHIVVGEMVPKSLALQYAEPTVLTVTPPVLWIRTLLYPFVVGFNALGNGLLRLVGFTRRPSAAEYYYTPEELQLIVEESQATGLLRPEAGRVLRELFEFGELTAGEAMVPRVEVTGIPEDATPEEIEEILVTDPHTRYPVYREDLDHIVGAVHVKDLLARLVEGRPLAVDRPRPVAYLPKTTPLDRVLEVMHQSRSQLVVVLDEQGGTRGIVTIEDLFEEIVGEIEPDAGERPEIWRDAAGRLHVAGTVRLDEVGEHLGVELEHEEVDTTSGLILALLERPARVGDVVVYEGVRFEVAAVAGHGVREAIVTHGQSR